TAATAATCTTCATTTTTTGTTTTCCTACTCCCTTTTATCTGATACTAGTCTTCAACTCTATAGACATCTCGGTCATTTAATTCCTGGATATTTCGATAATTACTGCGTAATTTATCTTGTAATAATTCTTTTTCAGCTGGTGAGATTTTGATTGGTTCTTCCAAAATTACCCAAGTCACTGTTTGGTTAAGTGGTGGTGTCGTCATCGATCCCTTATATGTCCAAAATGTATGGTTTTCTGGCAATAATTTATTAATGTCAAACGCAACCAATTTACTTGGGTTATTTAATAAGGTTTCAACGCTATTATCAGTACAAGCTTCATCAACATCTACAAAAACTGCTAAAACAAGTTGGTTGATATCGACACTTTCAAAGGCAAAATGAATCTCGGCTGCATGTCGCTCGCCATTGATCAAATGCTCTGCACCATCATGAAAATGAAAGCGATTAAGCATGTACTCATGGCCACGCCATTGTAAATCACCTTCTGCATAGATTTGAATCCCAAATGGTGCATCTTTCACAATCACTTCTTGATCATGAGGGAGAGAAATCATCAAAGACGTATCCACTTCAGGAACCAATTGTTCTCTTTGGATATCAATCGGTGACTGAGGGATCAAGGTATTATTAGCAAGCGCCCATTTATCTTGGTGCCTGTAATCCAGATGTTTCATCATAGTGACTCCTTTACGAATGCGCGGGCTTACCGCAATGAATTTAAGAAAACAGTTAGGTGACTAGCACTCCTGTGACAGATTTTGCAGTGACGCTTCGTCGCTGCTTTTTCTATCATACCACATTTTTTTATGATTTTTTAGAGAAAAGCATCGCAACATTTTTCTTGTAGCCCTACAAAGCTTTCTAATTTTGTAACTGGAATTACATGACTTCTCTCAATCCAATGATAGCCATTGCCACACTACTCATCTCGTTTTTAACTTTAATTTTGGATAGATAACCCCCAGAAATAAACCGCTCAAAATAAAAATACCGGCTAATCTGATATCATGAAAGGTGACTAAACTAATCACGAGTTGTAACCCACTAATCAGAAGTATCAATCGTCGAATCACTGAGGCAGCTGCTGCTAGTTTAGCATCACCTTTTATCGGGTAAAGTCTTGCTAGCATTTGATAGTCCTGAGATTGGCTAATCGGGAGGAGCTGAAATACGAGTAAGTAATTGAAAAGCAAAGCTAAAAGCAAGCTAAAGAGATCATTATCGATTGCGACCAAGGATAAGATCCCTAGTGCTGTTAAGCGCAATATCAGCATAAAATAATCACCACTTCTCAAAAACGTACGGATGAATAAATAATCGTATGCCTGTTTTGATTTAGGGATGAGCCAATCTAAATATTTACGGCGCTTAGCAGTTTGCTTCAGTCCCTTAACGTCCGTGAACTGGCTAAAGATTTTCAGAATCTTGTTCTGTCTATTTCGCTCATAATTAATTAATGGATGCCATTGGATCAACTGATGCGCGATGAATGACTGAGATTGCCTAAAAAGCAACCCATATTTGATACCTATCAAGCCTATCATCCAGACAAGCACTACCGGAAAAGGTAGGGAAACTAGAGGAGATAGGATGGTGACTGTTACAAAAATGACCAGTATTGGTAACACCATTGATTTCTTTACCGCGGCCTTTAGATGTCGCTGTACCGCCTGCTCCTTTGCAAGCAGAAATAGTTGGTCTGCAGTTTCGACAAATGTGGCAAGCTGCCCAATAAATAAGATCAATAAGGACACAAAAAACGAAATGATATAACCCGGCAACCAGTGTTCAGGCATTTTTTGTAGAAATGCAGCGTACTGATAAGCCAAAAAGCCAATCAAGAACATGAGGACGAGCACGAAATGGTCATTGAGCACATATCTTAAATATTTTAAATTTTGCGTGCGCCATTTAGCTCGACGCATGGCAAATAGCGACTCGATATCTTTAGCCATGTGCTTGCCAACTTTCAGCTGTCAAGGCAACATAGATTTCATCAAGACTCGCATCAGGTAACTTAAATTTTGCTCTTAAGGCCGTCAAATCACCATCTGCAATCACTTGTCCTTCATGTAAGACGATAAATTTATCACAGAATTTTTCAGCTGTTGACAGAATATGCGTTGACATCAAGATGGCTGCACCAGATTTCTTCATGTCTAGCATTAGGGCGATTAAATCATTAATGGCCAATGGATCGAGACCTAAAAAAGGTTCATCAATGATGTAAAGTGAGGGTTCTGTCAAAAATGCACAGATAATCATCACTTTTTGTTTCATCCCCTTAGAAAAATTCGCCGGAAACCAATCCAACTTATCCGACAGTCTAAAGGTCTTTAATAATTTGTCAGCACGCGCCATAGCAACATCTATCGCCACATCATAAGCTAGTGCCGTCACTTCTATATGTTCACGAAGTGTCAATTCTTCATAGAGAGCCGGTTGCTCTGGAATGAAGCCTATTTTTTGACGATAGGCTTCTGCTTGTTTGGTAATTGTTAAGTCATCTAGTGAAATCTGCCCTTGGTAGGGGGTTAACAAGCCGATAATTTCTTGAATCGTTGTCGACTTACCAGCTCCATTTAAGCCAATTAGTCCAACGAGTTCACCATCATTAACTGTAAAACTAACATCTTTCAAGACGGTGTTGCCAAAATAACCACCCGTCACATTTTCTATTTTTAATGTCATATCATCTCTTTTCCAATCGCATATCCTGTAGCTAATAGCCTAATTATACCATTTTTTTCATGCGCCGCCTAAATTGAGATTAACTTACCTGTGGAACATCTGTGATTAACCTGATACTGCACGACAGCTGTCAGGTCTATCAGTCGTTATCGATCCAAAACCGTTTCACCCAGACCTGATGTTCAGGATCAAAGGCACGATTTTCTAGTCGACCATTGTTGCTAATAATCACTTTTTCAGAGCCGATGTTTGTCTCATCGCAGGTGACTAAGACACGCGCTATACCAATTCTTTTTGCCTCAATTAACGTCTTTTCGAGCATCAACTTACCATAGCCTCTCCCTCTCTCAGATGGACAGATTGAGTAGCCGATATGACCGTCACAACTTAACAAGGCATCATTTAATGTCGTTCTCAAATGAGACATACCCAGTATTTTTTGATCACCTGTTCTAACTAAGACAAATTGGTAGCCAGGGACATACTTCTTGTTAGGCAAGGTTGCTTGATCTTCGTACAGGGATAAGTTAGTGAGCCACTCTGTAATTGTTGCTGCAGTGTGTAGCATTCTTGCCCCATTAATGAGTTGATCCGACTCACCAAATTCAGATTTATAGGCTAATATTGCTTTTTCAAATGCTAGACTTGGTCTTAATAAGCTAATTTCTGTCATCTTATCCCTCTTATATTCTTTCTTCAGTATCGTCGTTTATCTATATCGTCTAACAAACTACTTCTTAGTCATAAAATGTTATACTAGTATTATAGCAATAATTAAGAAGGGGAGTGGTAACATCATGACAGATTGCATTTTTTGCAAAATTATCGCCGGAGAGATTCCTGCTTATAAAATTTATGAAGACGACGATATCTTAGCATTTTTAGACATCACACAAACAACCAAAGGACATACCTTAGTGATTCCTAAAACGCATGTGCGAAACGTACTTGATATGACA
The DNA window shown above is from Lactococcus paracarnosus and carries:
- a CDS encoding carbonic anhydrase family protein; amino-acid sequence: MMKHLDYRHQDKWALANNTLIPQSPIDIQREQLVPEVDTSLMISLPHDQEVIVKDAPFGIQIYAEGDLQWRGHEYMLNRFHFHDGAEHLINGERHAAEIHFAFESVDINQLVLAVFVDVDEACTDNSVETLLNNPSKLVAFDINKLLPENHTFWTYKGSMTTPPLNQTVTWVILEEPIKISPAEKELLQDKLRSNYRNIQELNDRDVYRVED
- a CDS encoding ABC transporter permease, producing the protein MAKDIESLFAMRRAKWRTQNLKYLRYVLNDHFVLVLMFLIGFLAYQYAAFLQKMPEHWLPGYIISFFVSLLILFIGQLATFVETADQLFLLAKEQAVQRHLKAAVKKSMVLPILVIFVTVTILSPLVSLPFPVVLVWMIGLIGIKYGLLFRQSQSFIAHQLIQWHPLINYERNRQNKILKIFSQFTDVKGLKQTAKRRKYLDWLIPKSKQAYDYLFIRTFLRSGDYFMLILRLTALGILSLVAIDNDLFSLLLALLFNYLLVFQLLPISQSQDYQMLARLYPIKGDAKLAAAASVIRRLILLISGLQLVISLVTFHDIRLAGIFILSGLFLGVIYPKLKLKTR
- a CDS encoding ABC transporter ATP-binding protein, which translates into the protein MTLKIENVTGGYFGNTVLKDVSFTVNDGELVGLIGLNGAGKSTTIQEIIGLLTPYQGQISLDDLTITKQAEAYRQKIGFIPEQPALYEELTLREHIEVTALAYDVAIDVAMARADKLLKTFRLSDKLDWFPANFSKGMKQKVMIICAFLTEPSLYIIDEPFLGLDPLAINDLIALMLDMKKSGAAILMSTHILSTAEKFCDKFIVLHEGQVIADGDLTALRAKFKLPDASLDEIYVALTAESWQAHG
- a CDS encoding GNAT family N-acetyltransferase, with the translated sequence MTEISLLRPSLAFEKAILAYKSEFGESDQLINGARMLHTAATITEWLTNLSLYEDQATLPNKKYVPGYQFVLVRTGDQKILGMSHLRTTLNDALLSCDGHIGYSICPSERGRGYGKLMLEKTLIEAKRIGIARVLVTCDETNIGSEKVIISNNGRLENRAFDPEHQVWVKRFWIDND